Proteins encoded together in one Prunus dulcis chromosome 3, ALMONDv2, whole genome shotgun sequence window:
- the LOC117622536 gene encoding developmentally-regulated G-protein 2, with product MGIIERIKEIEAEMARTQKNKATEYHLGQLKAKIAKLRTQLLEPPKGSSGGGDGFEVTKFGHGRVALIGFPSVGKSTLLTMLTGTHSEAASYEFTTLTCIPGIIHYNDTKIQLLDLPGIIEGASEGKGRGRQVIAVAKSSDIVLMVLDASKSEGHRQILTKELEAVGLRLNKRPPQIYFKKKKTGGISFNSTLTLTHVDEKLCYQILHEYKIHNAELLFREDATVDDLIDVIEGNRKYMKCVYVYNKIDVIGIDDVDKLARQPNSVVISCNLKLNFDRLLAKMWEEMGLVRVYTKPQGQQPDFGDPVVLSADRGGCSVGDFCNHIHRSLMKEVKYVLVWGTSARHYPQHCGLGHVLNDEDVVQIVKKKDKEGEGRGRFKSHSTAPARISDREKKAPLKQ from the exons ATGGGGATCATAGAAAGGATCAAAGAAATTGAGGCCGAAATGGCGCGGACTCAGAAAAACAAAGCCACAG AGTATCATCTTGGCCAGCTCAAGGCAAAGATTGCCAAGCTAAGGACTCAGCTCCTGGAGCCTCCAAAG GGGTCTAGTGGAGGTGGAGATGGTTTTGAAGTTACAAAATTTGGCCACGGACGTGTTGCGCTCATTGGGTTTCCAAG TGTGGGAAAGTCAACACTTTTGACAATGTTGACGGGCACACACTCCGAAGCTGCATCTTATGAGTTCACAACACTTACCTGCATTCCTGGAATTATCCATTACAATGATACAAAAATTCAGCTGCTTGATCTTCCCGGAATTATTGAAGGTGCTTCTGAAGGCAAAGGTCGTGGGAGGCAG GTTATTGCTGTTGCCAAGTCTTCAGATATTGTGTTGATGGTCCTTGATGCCTCAAAA AGTGAGGGTCATCGGCAAATATTGACAAAGGAGCTGGAAGCTGTTGGTTTACGTTTAAACAAGAGACCGCCTCAA ATAtacttcaaaaagaaaaagaccgGGGGAATTTCTTTCAACAGCACTCTTACTTTGACTCATGTGGACGAGAAGCTTTGTTATCAAATTCTACATGAATACAAAATTCACAATGCTGAG TTGCTCTTTCGTGAGGATGCCACAGTGGATGATCTTATTGATGTCATTGAGGGAAACCGGAAATACATGAAGTGTGTATATGTTTACAACAAAATAGATGTTATTGGTATTGACGATGTGGACAAATTAGCCCGCCAACCTAATTCCGTTGTCATTAGCTGCAATCTCAAG CTGAACTTTGACAGACTGCTTGCAAAGATGTGGGAGGAGATGGGACTTGTTAGAGTTTATACAAAGCCACAGGGCCAGCAACCTGATTTTGGTGACCCTGTAGTTCTTTCTGCT GATAGAGGGGGCTGCTCCGTTGGAGACTTTTGTAACCACATACACAGGAGTTTGATGAAGGAAGTAAAATATGTGCTAGTGTGGGGTACAAGTGCAAGGCACTACCCACAGCATTGTGGCCTCGGTCATGTTTTGAATGATGAAGACGTGGTTCAGATTGTAAAGAAAAAG GATAAGGAAGGGGAAGGGAGGGGTCGGTTCAAGTCACATTCAACAGCCCCCGCTCGTATATCCgacagagagaagaaggcTCCCCTGAAGCAGTAA
- the LOC117622537 gene encoding omega-amidase, chloroplastic-like isoform X3 has protein sequence MDDAPNPFQLPNITKFKIALCQLSVTSDKNQNLDRASRSIRFSVEQGAKLLVLPEMWNCPYSSDYFAKYAEDFDNRDASPTLSMLSEAACCHGITIIGGSLPEWDHGRLYNTCCIFGPDGKLKAKHRKIHLFDIDIPGEISFKESDTFTAGDQPTIVDTVGRIGIGICHDIRFPELAALYRKRGVDIICYPGAFNMSTGELLWELVQRARAVDNQLFVATCSPSRNSTGSYTTWGHSTLVGPSGEIIVTSGHEETTVIAEIDYSNIQLQRKSLPLDDQKREDIYKFIDVHELNP, from the exons TTTAAGATTGCTCTCTGTCAGTTGTCAGTTACTTCAGACAAGAACCAGAATCTTGATCGTGCCTCTCGTTCGATAAGATTTTCTGTTGAGCAAGGCGCAAAGCTGCTTGTTTTACCA GAAATGTGGAACTGTCCTTATTCAAGTGATTATTTTGCAAAATATGCTGAGGATTTTGACAATAGAGATGCCTCGCCAACATTGTCCATGTTATCTGAAGCTGCTTGTTGCCATGGGATCACAATCATAGGAGGATCTTTGCCTGAATGGGATCATGGTCGGTTGTACAATACTTGCTGCATATTTGGACCAGATGGAAAGCTGAAAGCTAAGCACAGGAAA ATACATCTGTTTGACATTGACATTCCAGGAGAGATTTCATTCAAGGAATCTGACACCTTCACTGCAGGGGATCAACCTACCATTGTGGACACAG TTGGTCGAATCGGAATAGGAATTTGTCATGATATACGATTTCCTGAACTTGCTGCATTATACAGGAAAAGAG GGGTTGACATCATATGCTATCCTGGGGCATTCAACATGAGCACTGGTGAATTGTTGTGGGAGCTGGTACAGAGAGCTAG GGCCGTCGATAACCAG TTATTTGTGGCAACTTGCTCACCCTCTCGAAACTCCACCGGTTCTTATACAACTTGGGGCCATTCCACACTAGTTGGACCG TCTGGAGAGATAATTGTCACCTCAGGGCATGAGGAAACTACTGTCATTGCGGAGATTGATTACTCTAATATTCAGCTCCAAAG AAAGAGTCTCCCACTTGATGATCAAAAGCGAGAAGACATCTACAAGTTTATCGATGTACATGAATTAAATCCTTGA
- the LOC117622537 gene encoding omega-amidase, chloroplastic-like isoform X2: MDDAPNPFQLPNITKFKIALCQLSVTSDKNQNLDRASRSIRFSVEQGAKLLVLPEMWNCPYSSDYFAKYAEDFDNRDASPTLSMLSEAACCHGITIIGGSLPEWDHGRLYNTCCIFGPDGKLKAKHRKIHLFDIDIPGEISFKESDTFTAGDQPTIVDTEVGRIGIGICHDIRFPELAALYRKRGVDIICYPGAFNMSTGELLWELVQRARAVDNQLFVATCSPSRNSTGSYTTWGHSTLVGPSGEIIVTSGHEETTVIAEIDYSNIQLQRKSLPLDDQKREDIYKFIDVHELNP, encoded by the exons TTTAAGATTGCTCTCTGTCAGTTGTCAGTTACTTCAGACAAGAACCAGAATCTTGATCGTGCCTCTCGTTCGATAAGATTTTCTGTTGAGCAAGGCGCAAAGCTGCTTGTTTTACCA GAAATGTGGAACTGTCCTTATTCAAGTGATTATTTTGCAAAATATGCTGAGGATTTTGACAATAGAGATGCCTCGCCAACATTGTCCATGTTATCTGAAGCTGCTTGTTGCCATGGGATCACAATCATAGGAGGATCTTTGCCTGAATGGGATCATGGTCGGTTGTACAATACTTGCTGCATATTTGGACCAGATGGAAAGCTGAAAGCTAAGCACAGGAAA ATACATCTGTTTGACATTGACATTCCAGGAGAGATTTCATTCAAGGAATCTGACACCTTCACTGCAGGGGATCAACCTACCATTGTGGACACAG AAGTTGGTCGAATCGGAATAGGAATTTGTCATGATATACGATTTCCTGAACTTGCTGCATTATACAGGAAAAGAG GGGTTGACATCATATGCTATCCTGGGGCATTCAACATGAGCACTGGTGAATTGTTGTGGGAGCTGGTACAGAGAGCTAG GGCCGTCGATAACCAG TTATTTGTGGCAACTTGCTCACCCTCTCGAAACTCCACCGGTTCTTATACAACTTGGGGCCATTCCACACTAGTTGGACCG TCTGGAGAGATAATTGTCACCTCAGGGCATGAGGAAACTACTGTCATTGCGGAGATTGATTACTCTAATATTCAGCTCCAAAG AAAGAGTCTCCCACTTGATGATCAAAAGCGAGAAGACATCTACAAGTTTATCGATGTACATGAATTAAATCCTTGA
- the LOC117622537 gene encoding omega-amidase, chloroplastic-like isoform X1 produces MAALWNTRNLTMDDAPNPFQLPNITKFKIALCQLSVTSDKNQNLDRASRSIRFSVEQGAKLLVLPEMWNCPYSSDYFAKYAEDFDNRDASPTLSMLSEAACCHGITIIGGSLPEWDHGRLYNTCCIFGPDGKLKAKHRKIHLFDIDIPGEISFKESDTFTAGDQPTIVDTEVGRIGIGICHDIRFPELAALYRKRGVDIICYPGAFNMSTGELLWELVQRARAVDNQLFVATCSPSRNSTGSYTTWGHSTLVGPSGEIIVTSGHEETTVIAEIDYSNIQLQRKSLPLDDQKREDIYKFIDVHELNP; encoded by the exons TTTAAGATTGCTCTCTGTCAGTTGTCAGTTACTTCAGACAAGAACCAGAATCTTGATCGTGCCTCTCGTTCGATAAGATTTTCTGTTGAGCAAGGCGCAAAGCTGCTTGTTTTACCA GAAATGTGGAACTGTCCTTATTCAAGTGATTATTTTGCAAAATATGCTGAGGATTTTGACAATAGAGATGCCTCGCCAACATTGTCCATGTTATCTGAAGCTGCTTGTTGCCATGGGATCACAATCATAGGAGGATCTTTGCCTGAATGGGATCATGGTCGGTTGTACAATACTTGCTGCATATTTGGACCAGATGGAAAGCTGAAAGCTAAGCACAGGAAA ATACATCTGTTTGACATTGACATTCCAGGAGAGATTTCATTCAAGGAATCTGACACCTTCACTGCAGGGGATCAACCTACCATTGTGGACACAG AAGTTGGTCGAATCGGAATAGGAATTTGTCATGATATACGATTTCCTGAACTTGCTGCATTATACAGGAAAAGAG GGGTTGACATCATATGCTATCCTGGGGCATTCAACATGAGCACTGGTGAATTGTTGTGGGAGCTGGTACAGAGAGCTAG GGCCGTCGATAACCAG TTATTTGTGGCAACTTGCTCACCCTCTCGAAACTCCACCGGTTCTTATACAACTTGGGGCCATTCCACACTAGTTGGACCG TCTGGAGAGATAATTGTCACCTCAGGGCATGAGGAAACTACTGTCATTGCGGAGATTGATTACTCTAATATTCAGCTCCAAAG AAAGAGTCTCCCACTTGATGATCAAAAGCGAGAAGACATCTACAAGTTTATCGATGTACATGAATTAAATCCTTGA
- the LOC117622535 gene encoding putative pentatricopeptide repeat-containing protein At5g37570 translates to MTNKFIPSFKVSLLGTNQPFYNLITHYLYVSNTLNQLKQIHTLLLKSPTKPNHRYHILVQLLKRLLQLPGDNLRYAHYLFDQIPKCRNQFLWTSLIHSHVLHDHFGQSITLYAKMHWVGVSPSGFTFSSVLNACARVPALFEGKQVHARVVQYGFLGNKIVQTALLHMYAKCGLVLDARDIFDRMDDKDLVAWTAMVCGYSKMGLMGEARWLFDNMEQRNAVSWTTMVAGYANNGDMETAKELYERMVEKDSVAWVAMISGYGKCGNVLEAKIVFEEIQMADASCWAAMVACYAQNGYAKEAIEMYKEMREEKVTVNEVAMVGAISACTQLGDNEVAATLAKHVEEGCCERTLFVSNALIHMHSKCGDIEQAWREFNRMSIRDVISYSALIAALADHGKAEDAMNLFSEMQKEGIRPNQVTFVGLLNACSHVGLIEEGCQYFELMTQVFRIEPLKEHYACMVDLLGRAGQLEKAYNLIIYNIGAADAKIWGSLLGACKVHGNTKLSEIAAMHLFKIEPHDAGNYVLLANTYAEINKWDDAERVRKMMSERGMIKSPGCSWIEKLR, encoded by the exons ATGACTAACAAGTTCATTCCCTCCTTCAAGGTCTCCCTACTTGGTACAAACCAACCCTTTTATAATCTTATCACCCACTACCTGTACGTTAGCAATACCCTAAACCAACTTAAACAAATCCACACTCTCCTACTCAAATCCCCAACTAAACCCAACCACCGCTACCATATCTTGGTTCAGTTGCTCAAGCGGCTCCTACAACTCCCTGGCGACAACCTTCGCTATGCCCATTACCTGTTCGACCAAATACCCAAGTGTAGGAACCAGTTTCTTTGGACCTCCCTCATACATTCCCATGTGCTTCATGATCATTTTGGTCAATCCATCACTTTATATGCTAAAATGCACTGGGTTGGCGTATCGCCATCTGGGTTCACCTTCTCTTCAGTTCTCAATGCATGTGCTCGTGTTCCGGCACTTTTTGAAGGGAAACAAGTCCACGCAAGGGTTGTGCAGTATGGTTTCTTGGGAAACAAGATAGTGCAAACTGCACTTCTTCATATGTATGCAAAATGTGGGCTTGTACTGGATGCAAGGGACATCTTTGATAGGATGGATGATAAAGACTTGGTTGCTTGGACGGCCATGGTTTGTGGGTATTCAAAGATGGGATTGATGGGCGAGGCGCGGTGGTTGTTTGATAACATGGAGCAGCGCAATGCAGTTTCTTGGACTACAATGGTTGCTGGGTACGCAAACAATGGTGATATGGAAACAGCAAAGGAATTATATGAAAGAATGGTGGAGAAAGATTCAGTGGCATGGGTGGCTATGATATCAGGTTATGGGAAGTGTGGTAATGTTTTGGAAGCCAAGATAGTTTTTGAAGAGATACAGATGGCAGATGCATCATGTTGGGCAGCAATGGTGGCTTGTTATGCTCAGAATGGCTATGCAAAGGAAGCCATTGAGATGTATAAGGAAATGAGGGAAGAAAAAGTGACAGTCAATGAGGTGGCAATGGTTGGAGCTATTTCAGCTTGTACACAACTTGGGGATAATGAAGTTGCAGCCACATTAGCAAAGCACGTGGAGGAAGGATGTTGTG AGAGGACACTCTTTGTATCCAATGCATTGATCCATATGCATTCCAAATGTGGGGACATAGAACAGGCATGGAGAGAATTTAACAGAATGAGTATCAGAGATGTAATATCTTATAGCGCATTGATCGCCGCTCTTGCCGACCATGGAAAGGCCGAGGATGCCATGAATCTCTTCTCAGAGATGCAAAAAGAAGGAATAAGACCGAACCAGGTAACATTCGTCGGTCTCCTCAATGCATGTAGCCATGTAGGACTGATTGAGGAAGGGTGCCAATATTTTGAGCTCATGACTCAGGTCTTCCGGATCGAGCCACTTAAGGAGCACTATGCTTGCATGGTTGACCTTCTTGGAAGGGCTGGGCAGCTTGAAAAGGCGTACAATCTTATAATATACAACATTGGTGCTGCTGATGCAAAGATCTGGGGCTCTTTGTTAGGCGCTTGCAAGGTTCATGGTAATACCAAATTGAGTGAGATCGCAGCAATGCATCTCTTCAAAATAGAGCCGCACGATGCCGGAAATTATGTGCTTTTAGCAAATACTTATgcagaaataaataaatgggaTGATGCTGAGAGGGTGAGAAAGATGATGAGTGAAAGAGGAATGATAAAATCTCCTGGGTGTAGCTGGATTGAAAAGTTgagataa